The Nitrosarchaeum sp. genome has a segment encoding these proteins:
- a CDS encoding DUF2024 family protein, whose product MSFHVFDTYVKSKDGHTMHFDVITDKNNIENAIMFAKEWLHSIGEKDAVVTTKECRFCHTQSVSEEIEIEIMTNGYFIAKMEGCPK is encoded by the coding sequence ATGAGTTTTCATGTATTTGATACATATGTCAAATCTAAAGATGGGCACACTATGCATTTTGATGTAATAACTGACAAAAATAATATAGAAAACGCAATCATGTTTGCAAAAGAATGGCTACATAGCATTGGAGAAAAAGATGCGGTTGTTACAACAAAAGAGTGTAGATTTTGCCACACACAATCAGTATCTGAAGAAATAGAAATTGAGATAATGACAAATGGCTATTTTATTGCAAAAATGGAAGGTTGCCCCAAATAA
- a CDS encoding hydrolase, translated as MHAIWFTFSKNDRESLKNIIDELSEKYQAPKFEPHITVYGLTDIEIDKIDKIAKEVILNQNSFFVKKSEILQTEEIWKTVFIELKSNEQMELIHKNFKKYCDNVSKYEFKPHISLIYKILSIEEKIKIINKLDIKNEFQVNKLAIQKFSPDIKKWKIVKEYNLKNNQM; from the coding sequence ATGCATGCAATTTGGTTTACATTTTCGAAAAACGATAGAGAGTCTCTAAAAAATATAATTGATGAACTATCAGAAAAATATCAGGCTCCAAAATTTGAACCACACATTACAGTTTATGGATTAACTGATATAGAAATTGATAAAATTGATAAAATTGCGAAAGAAGTTATTTTAAATCAAAATTCATTTTTTGTTAAAAAATCAGAAATTTTGCAGACTGAGGAAATATGGAAGACAGTATTCATTGAATTAAAATCAAATGAGCAGATGGAATTAATTCATAAAAATTTTAAAAAATATTGTGATAATGTATCAAAATATGAGTTCAAACCACACATAAGTCTAATTTATAAAATATTATCAATTGAAGAAAAAATAAAAATAATAAATAAATTGGATATTAAAAATGAATTTCAAGTAAACAAACTAGCAATACAAAAATTTTCTCCAGATATAAAAAAATGGAAAATTGTAAAAGAATACAATTTAAAAAATAATCAAATGTAA
- a CDS encoding ROK family protein codes for MYKLGIDLGGSKTEAILLDENLNIIQRKRVPTPRNDYSQILETITSLSSELLTNVKNYSIGLCSPGAISKKTGLIKNSNTQCLIGKSLKEDLEKKLGQKISMENDANCFAMAESTLGVAKEFDVVFGIIMGTGVGGGIVINGKIHQGRTNIAGEWGHHTLHQNGNNCYCGKKGCVETYISGPALEKRWKELTGKSQNIPEILQNINNSKRWKDEFLENFGFGLANVIDILDPDVIVLGGGLSNIDFLYTEGKESVYQKVFSDLVDTPILQNKLGDSAGVFGAALL; via the coding sequence TTGTACAAACTAGGAATAGATCTTGGTGGTTCCAAAACAGAGGCAATTCTACTAGATGAAAATCTAAACATTATTCAAAGAAAACGAGTTCCAACCCCAAGAAATGATTATTCTCAAATTCTAGAAACAATCACTTCATTGAGTTCGGAACTTTTAACAAATGTGAAAAATTATTCTATAGGATTATGTTCCCCTGGTGCAATTTCAAAAAAAACCGGTTTAATAAAAAACAGTAATACTCAATGTCTTATTGGGAAATCACTCAAAGAGGATTTAGAAAAAAAATTAGGTCAAAAAATATCTATGGAAAACGATGCAAATTGTTTTGCAATGGCTGAATCTACATTAGGTGTTGCAAAAGAATTTGACGTAGTTTTTGGTATTATTATGGGGACTGGTGTAGGTGGAGGAATAGTTATCAATGGAAAGATTCACCAAGGTAGGACAAATATTGCAGGAGAATGGGGACATCATACATTACATCAAAATGGAAATAATTGTTATTGTGGAAAAAAAGGTTGTGTTGAGACATACATTAGTGGTCCAGCGTTAGAAAAACGATGGAAAGAACTTACTGGAAAATCACAAAACATACCTGAAATTTTACAAAATATCAATAATTCTAAACGATGGAAAGATGAGTTTTTGGAAAATTTTGGATTTGGATTGGCCAATGTTATTGATATTTTGGATCCTGATGTAATTGTCTTAGGAGGAGGCTTGTCTAATATTGATTTTTTATACACTGAAGGAAAAGAATCAGTATATCAGAAAGTTTTTTCAGATTTAGTTGATACGCCCATTTTACAAAACAAGTTGGGTGATTCTGCTGGAGTTTTTGGTGCAGCATTATTATAA
- the thsB gene encoding thermosome subunit beta, which yields MASIQQTPNGPVLVLKESALQQKGKDAQHNNIAAAKLVAELVRSSLGPRGLDKMLVDSLGDVTITNDGATILKEIDVQHPAAKMMVEISKTVDNEVGDGTTSSVVFGGALLAKAEELLKKEIHPSVIIEGYQAAAEKTLEIYSQMAKKILPDDRETLLKIATTSMQSKLISEDSDVLSKIVVDAILKVATKKAETYSVDLENIKVEKKAGGSITDTQIIKGIVLDKEVVHSGMPTKVEKAKIALLNSALEIEKTEMSSEIRITDPTQMQMFLEEENRMLKTMVDKLHNVGVNVLICQKGIDDIAQHYLAKYGIMAVRRVKESDMIKLGKATGGRVISNLDDLTEKDLGTADIAHQKKVESDKWVFVEGCKNPQSVTLLIRGGSQRVIDEVDRSIHDSLMVVKDVIEKPEIVAGGGAPESYAASQLKEWADSFDGREQLAIKKYAEALEIIPLTIAENAGMDPIDTMATLRAKQNQGRKWTGIDARNTKIADMLSIDVVEPLAVKEQIIKSATEAACMILRIDDVISVSGAR from the coding sequence ATGGCATCAATTCAACAAACTCCAAATGGACCAGTTTTAGTTCTAAAAGAGAGTGCGTTACAACAAAAAGGTAAGGACGCTCAACACAACAATATTGCTGCTGCTAAACTAGTTGCTGAATTAGTTAGAAGTAGCTTAGGACCACGAGGCTTAGATAAGATGCTAGTTGATTCTTTAGGCGATGTAACTATTACTAATGATGGTGCAACCATCTTAAAAGAAATTGATGTTCAACATCCGGCTGCCAAAATGATGGTAGAAATTTCAAAAACAGTAGATAATGAAGTAGGAGATGGAACCACATCCTCTGTAGTTTTCGGGGGAGCTCTGTTAGCTAAAGCAGAAGAACTTCTCAAAAAAGAGATTCATCCTTCTGTAATCATTGAAGGTTATCAAGCAGCAGCAGAAAAGACATTGGAGATCTATTCTCAAATGGCAAAAAAAATCCTACCTGATGATAGAGAAACACTTCTCAAAATTGCAACAACCAGTATGCAGTCTAAATTAATCTCAGAAGATAGTGATGTTCTCTCTAAAATTGTAGTCGATGCAATCTTAAAAGTTGCAACAAAGAAGGCAGAGACATATTCAGTTGATCTTGAAAATATTAAAGTTGAAAAGAAAGCTGGTGGTTCTATTACAGATACTCAAATTATCAAAGGCATTGTTTTAGACAAAGAAGTAGTTCATAGTGGAATGCCAACCAAAGTTGAGAAAGCAAAGATTGCATTGTTGAATTCTGCCTTAGAAATTGAAAAGACTGAGATGAGTTCAGAAATTAGAATCACCGATCCAACACAAATGCAAATGTTTTTGGAAGAAGAAAATAGAATGCTCAAAACAATGGTTGACAAACTTCACAATGTTGGCGTTAATGTATTAATTTGTCAGAAAGGCATTGATGATATTGCACAACACTATTTAGCAAAATATGGCATCATGGCAGTTAGACGTGTTAAAGAAAGTGATATGATAAAACTTGGTAAAGCAACCGGTGGACGTGTTATTTCTAACCTCGATGATCTTACTGAAAAAGATCTTGGTACTGCAGATATTGCTCATCAAAAGAAAGTCGAATCTGATAAATGGGTATTTGTTGAAGGTTGTAAAAATCCACAATCTGTTACTTTGCTTATTCGGGGTGGTTCACAAAGAGTTATTGATGAAGTTGATCGTTCCATACATGACTCCTTAATGGTAGTAAAAGATGTAATTGAAAAACCAGAAATTGTTGCAGGTGGTGGAGCCCCAGAATCATATGCGGCATCTCAACTTAAAGAATGGGCCGATAGTTTTGATGGTAGAGAACAACTTGCAATCAAAAAATATGCTGAAGCCCTTGAAATTATTCCTCTTACAATAGCAGAAAATGCTGGAATGGATCCTATTGATACAATGGCTACATTAAGAGCAAAACAAAATCAAGGTCGTAAATGGACTGGAATTGATGCGAGAAATACAAAAATCGCTGATATGCTCTCTATAGATGTTGTAGAGCCACTTGCAGTAAAAGAACAAATAATTAAATCTGCAACAGAAGCAGCATGTATGATTCTCAGAATTGATGATGTTATTTCTGTTTCTGGTGCACGATAA
- a CDS encoding adenine deaminase C-terminal domain-containing protein, with product MGDKKADLVLKNCSLVSVYTREIIPKIQIAIIDDRIAYVGPNAGHAVGSKTTIIDIEEKYVGPGFADPHLHIDQFVLPSELAKKSLLCGVTSLFSDPIDIVSVSGYKGFQEFLKLGENLPIRIFQVVPGGLPVDRKFSNSKTLSLPQEKLAVKHPHVLGLGEVFSWTKVTLRDSKTMKSLSAMLEGDCIINGHTAGASDKKLNAYVASGILSCHEPINFDQVLERLRLGMWIMIREGSIRRDLKEIIPHVLSHGINLDRLMFCSDGLDPTDLVQYGHIDHCVRESIKLGLNPIDAISMASKNCFDYYNMNKDLGGIVPGKLADILIFDDLKSVKPNKVFVGGKLVVSNGSIVTSVKKKIIPPWIKKTIKLKKLSPKDFVIKSKKKSVIANTIFMQTEIITKPGSVELFTENGNILTSLDKDVWKVASFDRIHGTNKHVIGFLENFGADIGAFASTWSFHENDMIVIGSNDSDMSIAANILIKNQGGLVVVKSGKVVASLPLQLAGIISTESFEKVLTNFQQINNSIIDSGCKFSRPHLIPLFLPFLALPSIRILSGGIVDVKKRSYINPIC from the coding sequence ATGGGCGACAAAAAAGCAGATCTTGTGTTAAAAAATTGTTCATTGGTGTCTGTTTATACTAGAGAAATTATTCCAAAAATACAGATCGCAATAATAGATGATCGTATAGCATATGTTGGACCAAATGCTGGACATGCAGTTGGATCAAAAACAACTATTATTGATATTGAAGAAAAATACGTAGGCCCAGGTTTTGCTGATCCGCACTTACACATAGATCAATTTGTTTTACCATCTGAACTTGCAAAAAAATCATTATTATGTGGTGTAACATCTCTTTTCTCAGATCCAATAGACATCGTTAGTGTGTCTGGATACAAAGGATTTCAAGAATTCCTAAAACTTGGCGAAAATTTACCAATTAGAATATTTCAAGTTGTTCCAGGAGGTCTACCAGTAGATAGAAAATTTAGTAATAGCAAAACTTTATCGTTACCACAAGAAAAATTAGCAGTCAAGCATCCTCATGTTTTAGGACTAGGAGAAGTTTTTTCATGGACCAAAGTAACTTTACGAGATTCTAAAACAATGAAATCTTTGAGTGCTATGTTGGAAGGTGATTGTATCATTAATGGACATACTGCTGGTGCAAGTGACAAAAAACTTAATGCATACGTTGCATCTGGAATTCTATCTTGTCATGAACCTATCAATTTTGATCAGGTTTTAGAAAGATTACGTCTAGGAATGTGGATTATGATTAGGGAAGGATCAATTAGACGTGACTTAAAAGAAATTATTCCACATGTTTTGTCTCATGGAATTAATCTGGATAGGCTGATGTTTTGTTCTGATGGACTTGATCCTACAGACTTGGTACAGTATGGCCATATTGATCATTGTGTAAGGGAATCCATCAAACTTGGCCTAAACCCCATTGATGCTATTTCAATGGCTTCAAAAAACTGCTTTGATTATTACAACATGAATAAAGACCTAGGTGGTATTGTTCCAGGAAAGCTTGCCGATATCTTAATTTTTGATGATTTAAAATCTGTCAAGCCTAACAAAGTCTTTGTAGGTGGAAAATTAGTTGTATCTAATGGCAGTATTGTTACTTCGGTAAAGAAAAAAATAATTCCTCCATGGATTAAAAAAACTATCAAATTAAAAAAACTCTCTCCCAAAGATTTTGTTATCAAGTCAAAAAAGAAAAGCGTTATCGCAAATACTATTTTTATGCAAACTGAAATTATAACAAAACCTGGTTCTGTTGAATTATTTACTGAAAATGGAAATATTTTAACCTCTTTGGATAAGGATGTCTGGAAAGTAGCTTCTTTTGATAGAATTCATGGAACTAACAAACATGTTATAGGATTTCTTGAAAATTTTGGAGCAGATATAGGTGCATTTGCATCTACTTGGAGTTTTCATGAAAATGACATGATTGTAATTGGTTCTAATGATTCTGATATGTCTATAGCAGCAAATATTCTTATCAAAAATCAAGGAGGACTTGTCGTAGTAAAATCTGGAAAAGTTGTTGCATCATTACCATTACAATTGGCAGGAATTATTTCTACTGAATCGTTTGAAAAAGTTTTAACTAATTTTCAGCAAATAAATAATTCTATAATAGATTCTGGATGTAAGTTTTCAAGACCACATTTGATCCCACTTTTCTTACCATTTCTTGCTCTTCCCTCCATTCGTATACTTTCTGGAGGTATTGTTGATGTAAAGAAACGATCTTACATTAACCCAATCTGCTAA
- a CDS encoding 50S ribosomal protein L44e, translating into MNIPKVMRKYCAKCKTHTEQKVSIYKAGKRRGSARGERRHAERKQGYGGQKFPKLAKPAKTTKKVTPIMTCTVCKKKYNKIGIRIRKFELMAA; encoded by the coding sequence ATGAACATACCCAAGGTTATGCGAAAGTATTGTGCAAAATGTAAAACACATACTGAACAAAAGGTCTCCATATACAAAGCTGGAAAAAGGAGAGGTTCAGCAAGAGGAGAACGTAGACACGCTGAGCGTAAACAAGGGTATGGTGGACAAAAATTCCCAAAACTTGCAAAACCTGCAAAAACTACAAAGAAAGTGACTCCTATAATGACATGTACAGTTTGCAAAAAGAAATATAATAAAATAGGTATTAGAATTAGAAAATTTGAGTTGATGGCAGCATGA
- a CDS encoding 30S ribosomal protein S27e, with protein MKKDHVEIPKPSSKFQKVNCNECGELQVVYSHASQVVVCNSCGNNIAEPTGSKAKINGKISGSAE; from the coding sequence ATGAAAAAAGATCACGTTGAAATTCCAAAACCATCAAGTAAATTCCAGAAAGTTAATTGTAATGAATGCGGTGAATTACAAGTCGTATATTCTCATGCGTCACAAGTTGTCGTATGCAATTCTTGTGGTAATAATATTGCAGAACCAACAGGTTCTAAAGCAAAAATTAATGGTAAGATCTCAGGCAGTGCCGAGTAG
- a CDS encoding NTP transferase domain-containing protein has product MIGIVMAGGKGSRMSLSGEKLLLKYKKPMILHVLDALRDSNCFSKILAITSLNSPQTKKFLEENNIELFDTPGDGYVNDLNLVLKSLNDFVLITSADLPFLDGDIIKKITTQCNLENVWTAIIITKKFLDSLHLSSDYWFEFENQQCCYSGISLVNAKKILTMENISEKFIIIDDKRIAFNLNTKQDYDLLGTA; this is encoded by the coding sequence ATGATCGGTATTGTGATGGCAGGTGGCAAAGGAAGTAGAATGAGCTTAAGTGGAGAAAAACTCCTTCTAAAATATAAAAAACCAATGATACTTCATGTCCTTGATGCTTTAAGAGATTCTAACTGCTTTTCAAAAATACTGGCAATAACTAGCTTGAATTCCCCACAAACAAAGAAATTTTTAGAAGAAAACAATATTGAACTTTTTGATACTCCTGGAGATGGTTATGTAAATGATCTTAATTTAGTTCTTAAATCATTAAATGATTTTGTTTTGATTACATCAGCTGATTTACCATTTTTAGATGGTGATATTATTAAAAAAATCACAACTCAATGTAATTTAGAAAATGTTTGGACTGCAATCATTATTACAAAAAAATTTCTTGATTCTTTACATCTTTCATCTGATTATTGGTTTGAGTTTGAGAATCAGCAATGTTGTTATTCTGGAATTTCATTAGTAAATGCAAAAAAAATTTTAACTATGGAGAATATATCTGAAAAATTTATAATAATTGATGACAAAAGAATTGCTTTTAATCTAAATACAAAACAAGACTATGATCTACTCGGCACTGCCTGA
- the cobS gene encoding adenosylcobinamide-GDP ribazoletransferase produces MLKEIGSVFSFLTIIPIGNSNLETIAKYMYIFPVVGIAIGLIVGSIGFGLSLFLDPLIVSLLVVTSFAILTGIHHTDGLADFADGLMVKGTKEQKLAAMKDLSTGSAGMVTIVLHIVGLLIVISLSTGYQLFLAILLSEIIAKFSMVLMASIGKSASLGSNSPFIEMMKNKNKLLVSAIITLIPIILLGGHTGLLVFGIGVTLTMFLVILSTRSFGGITGDVFGATNELTRLASLLVFVSI; encoded by the coding sequence ATGCTTAAAGAAATTGGTTCTGTTTTTTCATTTCTAACTATCATTCCAATTGGCAATTCAAATCTCGAAACAATTGCAAAATACATGTATATTTTTCCAGTTGTAGGAATTGCAATTGGTTTAATTGTTGGATCAATAGGATTTGGGCTTTCATTATTTTTAGATCCATTGATAGTAAGTTTACTAGTTGTTACTTCATTTGCAATACTTACAGGCATACATCATACTGACGGTTTAGCAGATTTTGCTGACGGTTTAATGGTAAAAGGTACAAAAGAACAAAAACTTGCAGCAATGAAAGATCTCTCTACTGGCTCTGCAGGAATGGTGACAATAGTTTTGCATATTGTGGGATTGTTAATCGTGATATCATTATCTACTGGATACCAATTATTTTTAGCAATTTTACTAAGTGAAATCATTGCAAAATTTTCAATGGTTTTAATGGCAAGTATTGGAAAATCTGCCTCTCTAGGTTCCAATTCTCCTTTTATAGAGATGATGAAAAATAAAAATAAATTATTAGTATCTGCTATTATTACTTTAATCCCTATAATTTTGCTTGGTGGCCATACGGGTTTACTTGTATTTGGAATAGGCGTGACTTTAACTATGTTCCTAGTTATTTTGAGTACTCGTAGCTTTGGAGGAATCACTGGAGATGTTTTTGGAGCTACAAATGAATTGACACGACTAGCATCCCTTTTGGTATTTGTTTCAATATGA